The following are from one region of the Vicia villosa cultivar HV-30 ecotype Madison, WI unplaced genomic scaffold, Vvil1.0 ctg.004267F_1_1, whole genome shotgun sequence genome:
- the LOC131641916 gene encoding putative FBD-associated F-box protein At5g44940, with the protein MSSGRSIPTEDRISDLPESILCHILSFLPTKAAATTMILSKRWKPVWLSVVILNFDDKEFNDFETFHKFVYSTMFSLRDKKTSIQSFTLKLCFYSRFKPRELNRIFKFVVQRGVKNLNFDLSGKPRCIKLPPCILSCKTLQVLRLENVKLWDFDQVNFPCLKTLHLNNVDLTSPKYFAKFLYGCPILEDLNAKSRTFQKSIDPMENLNALPNLVKVKICYNTDIPMSLVCKTRILHIEQIWGMTWKPLPMFHNLTHMELTFLISLLKRECRSLIEILPHFPNLQHFNIKLNFMNIRGATYICSECSKVVPPNPTVAPECLSSQLKTLSIKCSTDTKNINNCEFQFVKYIMQHSKVLETVRVKSTRLKTNQMFMKLSSCTRRSPTCKLLFG; encoded by the exons ATGTCTTCTGGCCGTTCAATTCCTACTGAGGATAGAATTAGCGACTTGCCCGAGTCAATTCTCTGCCACATTCTCTCCTTCCTTCCAACCAAAGCCGCTGCAACCACAATGATTCTCTCAAAGAGATGGAAACCGGTATGGCTCTCTGTCGTTATTCTTAACTTCGATGACAAAGAATTCAATGACTTTGAGACATTTCACAAGTTTGTTTATTCAACCATGTTCTCTTTGCGAGACAAAAAGACTTCGATCCAATCGTTTACCTTGAAATTATGCTTCTATTCTCGCTTCAAACCAAGAGAATTGAATAGAATTTTTAAATTTGTGGTGCAACGAGGAGTCAAGAATCTTAACTTCGACTTGTCTGGTAAACCGCGTTGTATCAAATTACCTCCTTGCATTCTCAGTTGTAAGACACTTCAGGTTCTTAGATTGGAAAACGTAAAATTGTGGGATTTTGACCAAGTGAATTTTCCTTGTCTCAAAACTCTTCATTTGAATAACGTTGATTTGACATCTCCTAAATATTTTGCAAAGTTTCTATATGGCTGCCCTATTTTAGAAGATTTGAATGCAAAATCACGTACCTTCCAGAAATCAATCGATCCCATGGAAAACTTGAATGCTTTACCTAATTTGGTCAAAGTAAAGATTTGTTATAATACGGATATTCCGATGTCTTTGGTTTGTAAGACGAGAATTTTGCATATAGAACAG ATATGGGGCATGACTTGGAAACCACTTCCCATGTTTCACAATTTGACTCACATGGAACTTACTTTTTTGATTAGCTTACTAAAGAGGGAGTGCAGGTCGTTGATAGAAATACTCCCACATTTTCCCAATCTTCAACATTTTAACATTAAGTTAAATTTTATGAATATAAGGGGTGCAACATATATTTGTTCTGAATGTTCGAAGGTTGTTCCACCCAATCCCACCGTTGCTCCAGAATGTCTCTCCTCACAGCTAAAAACACTTAGCATTAAATGTTCCACAGACACAAAAAACATCAACAATTGTGAGTTCCAATTTGTAAAATATATTATGCAACATTCAAAAGTACTAGAGACTGTGAGAGTCAAAAGTACCCGCCTTAAAACAAACCAAATGTTTATGAAGTTATCTTCATGCACAAGGAGATCTCCAACATGTAAACTTTTATTTGGTTGA